One genomic region from Acidimicrobiales bacterium encodes:
- a CDS encoding type II secretion system F family protein produces MSTFGLVFALLGATGVAFTRAYRAQRRVVVIGRVSGEVPPRSPRNVRSRTWRTPPARLRRELASLDLALDAARVWRIWRGSTVAAALIGVVVVGPVFGVLLAALTGAAPVIACLVLRSRAEAAYDATLASALDAAARGVRSGGSLPQAVAEAAVSVRGRVAHDLSRVAAGVERGRPFADALRAWRTQRDRPAVRLAVGALVLATQTGGPPARVIEDVASAIRTRQQVAREAQALAAQARLSALVVGVAPIGFMLVTCLTDSRNSHMLFGTPIGVMCVVTGLLLDAVGAFWMHRMSATVAP; encoded by the coding sequence GTGAGCACGTTCGGCCTCGTGTTCGCGTTGCTCGGCGCCACCGGTGTTGCCTTCACCCGGGCGTACCGCGCTCAGCGGCGCGTCGTCGTGATCGGGCGCGTATCGGGGGAGGTGCCGCCCCGCAGCCCCCGAAACGTCCGATCCCGTACGTGGCGCACGCCGCCCGCCCGCCTGCGACGCGAGCTGGCATCGCTCGACCTCGCTCTCGACGCAGCCCGCGTATGGCGGATCTGGCGTGGGTCGACGGTGGCGGCCGCACTGATAGGCGTCGTGGTGGTCGGTCCGGTGTTCGGCGTGTTGCTCGCTGCGCTCACAGGCGCGGCGCCGGTCATCGCCTGTCTCGTGCTGCGCAGCCGCGCCGAAGCCGCGTACGACGCCACCCTCGCATCCGCGCTCGACGCCGCCGCGCGCGGCGTGCGCTCCGGCGGATCGCTACCCCAAGCCGTGGCGGAGGCGGCGGTGAGTGTGCGCGGCCGTGTCGCTCACGACCTGTCGCGCGTCGCGGCCGGGGTCGAACGCGGACGCCCTTTCGCCGACGCGTTGCGCGCGTGGCGAACGCAGCGCGACCGTCCCGCAGTGCGCTTGGCCGTGGGCGCCCTCGTGCTCGCCACGCAAACCGGTGGCCCCCCAGCTCGCGTGATCGAGGACGTCGCTTCCGCCATCCGCACGCGCCAGCAAGTCGCGCGCGAGGCGCAGGCGCTGGCCGCGCAGGCGCGGCTGTCCGCGCTCGTCGTCGGCGTTGCGCCCATCGGCTTCATGTTGGTGACCTGCCTCACCGACTCGCGCAACAGCCACATGCTGTTCGGCACACCGATCGGGGTCATGTGCGTGGTGACGGGCTTACTGCTCGACGCCGTTGGCGCCTTCTGGATGCACCGGATGAGCGCCACGGTGGCGCCGTGA
- a CDS encoding type II secretion system F family protein, producing MTALPSPRQAGAVLIGALACAVVFPPAGVGLLVAFGVRPLLRRRREQRARAAAVERDLADVVALVGLAVSAGTNLTGALGAAAAHAEGPLAEAMAAAVVIARRGGRIADALEELPERLGESVRPLVAALVACDRYGAPLGPTLDRLALDVRTASRQRAEAAARRLPVRLLFPLISCILPAFALLTVAPLIAGSFRGLGL from the coding sequence ATGACCGCGCTGCCTTCGCCGCGTCAGGCGGGCGCCGTATTGATTGGCGCGCTGGCGTGCGCCGTCGTGTTCCCGCCCGCCGGCGTTGGGTTGCTCGTCGCGTTCGGCGTCCGGCCGCTCCTGCGCCGACGGCGCGAACAACGTGCGCGCGCCGCGGCCGTCGAGCGCGACCTCGCCGACGTCGTGGCACTCGTCGGCCTGGCGGTCAGCGCCGGCACAAACCTGACGGGTGCCCTCGGCGCCGCCGCCGCCCACGCCGAGGGGCCGCTGGCCGAAGCGATGGCCGCGGCGGTGGTCATTGCCCGCCGCGGCGGTCGCATCGCCGACGCGCTCGAGGAGTTGCCCGAGCGCCTGGGCGAATCGGTGCGGCCGCTCGTGGCCGCGCTCGTGGCGTGTGACCGCTACGGCGCGCCGCTCGGTCCGACCCTCGACCGGCTCGCGCTCGACGTTCGTACCGCGTCGCGCCAGCGCGCCGAAGCCGCCGCGCGCCGCCTTCCCGTGCGCCTCCTCTTCCCCCTCATCAGCTGCATCCTGCCGGCGTTCGCCCTTCTCACGGTGGCGCCGCTGATCGCCGGGTCCTTCCGCGGACTCGGCCTGTGA
- a CDS encoding DUF4244 domain-containing protein codes for MFMLFPLFWLQLNAARVARRVSRTDRGQATAEYALVLLGAAAVAVLLMGWAAKSGKIGDLLNAVFDTVTRKVK; via the coding sequence ATGTTCATGCTGTTTCCGCTGTTCTGGCTGCAACTCAACGCAGCTCGCGTCGCCCGGCGCGTGAGCCGAACCGACCGTGGTCAGGCGACTGCCGAGTACGCACTCGTGCTGCTCGGCGCGGCGGCTGTCGCCGTCCTGCTGATGGGCTGGGCGGCTAAGTCCGGCAAGATCGGCGACCTGTTGAACGCCGTGTTCGACACCGTCACCCGCAAGGTCAAGTGA
- a CDS encoding TadE family protein: MNTRQRLGRRERGQAVVELALTIPFVVLLLLGTIQVGLVVRDEILTVHASREAARVGAVDPDPEAARHAASASTGLDPRRMSVSVSHRGGPGSTLTVTVHYASPTEVPLVGAFLPDVRLRAVAAIRVEV, translated from the coding sequence GTGAACACGCGGCAGCGGCTTGGCCGTCGCGAGCGCGGCCAAGCCGTTGTCGAGCTCGCCCTCACCATTCCTTTCGTCGTGCTCCTCTTGCTCGGCACGATCCAGGTCGGACTAGTCGTTCGGGATGAGATCCTCACGGTCCACGCCTCGCGCGAAGCGGCGCGGGTCGGCGCCGTCGATCCCGATCCCGAAGCGGCGCGTCACGCCGCCTCGGCGTCGACCGGGCTCGATCCGCGGCGAATGTCCGTATCTGTCAGTCACCGAGGCGGGCCAGGTTCGACACTCACCGTGACCGTCCATTACGCTTCGCCAACAGAAGTACCTCTTGTCGGGGCATTTCTCCCTGATGTTCGGCTACGGGCGGTGGCCGCCATTCGGGTCGAAGTGTGA